In one window of Calypte anna isolate BGI_N300 chromosome 27, bCalAnn1_v1.p, whole genome shotgun sequence DNA:
- the SDR39U1 gene encoding epimerase family protein SDR39U1 isoform X1 — MRVLVGGGTGFVGRTLTQLLRSRGHEVTHISREGGKDRISWGELSHSGLPLCDAVVNLAGENVLNPFRRWSDAFCREVINSRVETTRTLAKAIANAEEPPHAWVLVTGVGYYRPSPTAEYTEDSHGGDFDFFSRLVSAWEAAALIPGSPTRGVVVRSGVVLGKGGGAISQMLLPFRLGLGGPLGSGLQPFPWIHIQDLAGIVCHALETESVQGVLNGVSPSSPMTSNATFAQEFAAALGRPALLPVPAWAVRAVFGSERAVMLLEGQKVVPKHTLESGYQFIFPDLSAALRDVVA, encoded by the exons ATGCGGGTGTTGGTGG GTGGTGGGACTGGATTTGTGGGCAGAACCCTGACCCAGCTGCTGCGGAGCCGTGGGCATGAAGTGACCCACATCTCTCGAGAAGGGGGCAAGGATCGGATTAGCTGG GGAGAGTTGTCCCACTCTGGACTGCCTCTTTGTGATGCTGTAGTGAATTTGGCTGGTGAAAATGTCCTCAACCCTTTCCGAAG ATGGAGTGATGCCTTCTGCAGGGAGGTCATCAACAGCCGGGTTGAGACCACCAGGACCTTGGCCAAAGCCATTGCTAATGCTGAAGAGCCACCCCATGCTTGGGTCCTCGTCACTGGCGTAG GCTACTACCGCCCTAGCCCCACAGCTGAGTATACTGAGGACAGTCATGGTGGGGATTTTGACTTCTTCTCTCGCCTGGTGAGCGCctgggaggctgcagctctCATCCCTGGGAGCCCAACTCGTGGTGTTGTGGTGAGATCTG GGGTAGTGCTGGGCAAAGGTGGTGGTGCAATCTCTCAGATGCTCTTGCCGTTCCGTCTGGGATTAGGAGGTCCCTTGGGCTCTGGGCTTCAGCCCTTTCCGTGGATCCACATTCAGGACCTGGCTGGGATTGTGTGTCATGCCCTGGAGACTGAGAGCGTTCAAGGAGTCCTCAACGGTGTCTCCCCATCTTCCCCTATGACCTCCAATGCCACCTTTGCTCAGGAGTTCGCTGCAGCCCTGGGGCgcccagcactgctcccagTGCCTGCCTGGGCAGTCCGGGCTGTCTTTGGATCAGAACGAGCCGTCATGCTGCTGGAGGGCCAGAAGGTGGTACCAAAACACACCCTGGAGAGCGGCTACCAGTTCATCTTCCCTGAcctgtctgcagctctgaggGACGTCGTGGCTTGA
- the SDR39U1 gene encoding epimerase family protein SDR39U1 isoform X2, with product MRVRGGGTGFVGRTLTQLLRSRGHEVTHISREGGKDRISWGELSHSGLPLCDAVVNLAGENVLNPFRRWSDAFCREVINSRVETTRTLAKAIANAEEPPHAWVLVTGVGYYRPSPTAEYTEDSHGGDFDFFSRLVSAWEAAALIPGSPTRGVVVRSGVVLGKGGGAISQMLLPFRLGLGGPLGSGLQPFPWIHIQDLAGIVCHALETESVQGVLNGVSPSSPMTSNATFAQEFAAALGRPALLPVPAWAVRAVFGSERAVMLLEGQKVVPKHTLESGYQFIFPDLSAALRDVVA from the exons ATGCGCGTGCGCG GTGGTGGGACTGGATTTGTGGGCAGAACCCTGACCCAGCTGCTGCGGAGCCGTGGGCATGAAGTGACCCACATCTCTCGAGAAGGGGGCAAGGATCGGATTAGCTGG GGAGAGTTGTCCCACTCTGGACTGCCTCTTTGTGATGCTGTAGTGAATTTGGCTGGTGAAAATGTCCTCAACCCTTTCCGAAG ATGGAGTGATGCCTTCTGCAGGGAGGTCATCAACAGCCGGGTTGAGACCACCAGGACCTTGGCCAAAGCCATTGCTAATGCTGAAGAGCCACCCCATGCTTGGGTCCTCGTCACTGGCGTAG GCTACTACCGCCCTAGCCCCACAGCTGAGTATACTGAGGACAGTCATGGTGGGGATTTTGACTTCTTCTCTCGCCTGGTGAGCGCctgggaggctgcagctctCATCCCTGGGAGCCCAACTCGTGGTGTTGTGGTGAGATCTG GGGTAGTGCTGGGCAAAGGTGGTGGTGCAATCTCTCAGATGCTCTTGCCGTTCCGTCTGGGATTAGGAGGTCCCTTGGGCTCTGGGCTTCAGCCCTTTCCGTGGATCCACATTCAGGACCTGGCTGGGATTGTGTGTCATGCCCTGGAGACTGAGAGCGTTCAAGGAGTCCTCAACGGTGTCTCCCCATCTTCCCCTATGACCTCCAATGCCACCTTTGCTCAGGAGTTCGCTGCAGCCCTGGGGCgcccagcactgctcccagTGCCTGCCTGGGCAGTCCGGGCTGTCTTTGGATCAGAACGAGCCGTCATGCTGCTGGAGGGCCAGAAGGTGGTACCAAAACACACCCTGGAGAGCGGCTACCAGTTCATCTTCCCTGAcctgtctgcagctctgaggGACGTCGTGGCTTGA
- the SDR39U1 gene encoding epimerase family protein SDR39U1 isoform X3: MTCADLERYSSGQTHFWRDMSCLEMPASLPSLPLCLGYYRPSPTAEYTEDSHGGDFDFFSRLVSAWEAAALIPGSPTRGVVVRSGVVLGKGGGAISQMLLPFRLGLGGPLGSGLQPFPWIHIQDLAGIVCHALETESVQGVLNGVSPSSPMTSNATFAQEFAAALGRPALLPVPAWAVRAVFGSERAVMLLEGQKVVPKHTLESGYQFIFPDLSAALRDVVA, encoded by the exons ATGACTTGTGCTGACCTGGAGAGGTACAGTTCTGGGCAAACACACTTTTGGAGGGACATGTCTTGCCTTGAAATGCCAGCTTCGTTGCCATCACTGCCACTGTGTTTAG GCTACTACCGCCCTAGCCCCACAGCTGAGTATACTGAGGACAGTCATGGTGGGGATTTTGACTTCTTCTCTCGCCTGGTGAGCGCctgggaggctgcagctctCATCCCTGGGAGCCCAACTCGTGGTGTTGTGGTGAGATCTG GGGTAGTGCTGGGCAAAGGTGGTGGTGCAATCTCTCAGATGCTCTTGCCGTTCCGTCTGGGATTAGGAGGTCCCTTGGGCTCTGGGCTTCAGCCCTTTCCGTGGATCCACATTCAGGACCTGGCTGGGATTGTGTGTCATGCCCTGGAGACTGAGAGCGTTCAAGGAGTCCTCAACGGTGTCTCCCCATCTTCCCCTATGACCTCCAATGCCACCTTTGCTCAGGAGTTCGCTGCAGCCCTGGGGCgcccagcactgctcccagTGCCTGCCTGGGCAGTCCGGGCTGTCTTTGGATCAGAACGAGCCGTCATGCTGCTGGAGGGCCAGAAGGTGGTACCAAAACACACCCTGGAGAGCGGCTACCAGTTCATCTTCCCTGAcctgtctgcagctctgaggGACGTCGTGGCTTGA